The genomic window ataattctgtagtacacgttcattgtgtattatgtaatgaaatatagGGGAATAAACaactattatgtcatttgtgaaagtaacgagttactcactacttgagtacacttttaattggatactttattactcttactcaagtaataatttatgttagtaattttacttgagtaatatgtttttaaaagtaattatacttttacttgagtacagtttttgtctACTCTACCCACCTTTGTTCACTAGATGTCACGATTATAAAGTTTCACTATTAAGGTTTAATCACATGTGGcagaaatattatatatctaatatataaatacataatataaaagAGTTTTTTGGTGTAAGCCTAAATGTGAAACTCTTGTGCTTGTTCCTAGCTGGTTAGATCAGCTGTTTCTAAGGTTACAGATGGTAGCCATGTTTTGCTTGGCAAGGTTTCATGGACTGAATGTGAAACTGGGGCTGCACCACTGATATATAGTATATAGAACTGGAATGCTCATGACGTCATAACAGTGAAGCCACTGCGCTGCCACATTACTCTGCCCAAACATTTTAATGTCCTtattgacttaataggaaatTCATCTCATTTCTGCGAGTAAACGATAAGTCATTCAATCAacgattttatatctgaaattgGCATGTATATCCGTACAAGGCAAACGTCTTACACAtgtaattatctatttatttaaagtcgtgaatttttcctgtttcttgaaagccggAGCGAGTTATGTATATCTGTATCAAACAGTGAACAGATCAGTTGAAcgtaaacaagttcactgaaactgaggtaagatacaaacaaacattttcacactCATTTATTGAGATCATGgaagtgtttgttcagagttacttgttttatgtttttaacaaaagtgcctttttctcgtGGTCACTTGAATAAAAGCGCAAATTCTCATCACATGCGCAACGCCTGAGGCAAAGTTGGTTAAAATTATACTAAAATGCTAGATTTAAATAGCAAACGATCATGTATTATGACATGTGACAACAGCaagcacttcaatatgaaaacaagcaaaaCGTGTTGTCACTATAAACAAGCAGACATTACAGCGTTTCCtacttacattacattacaacGCAATTCGCATATATCTTCTCCCTCGTACCGATTACCGAATAGTATCCATAAcaagcaaattaaacattaaacatgattgtcactacAGAACGAAACTGACTCTCTATGGCAGTTTGGGCATACTAAGACGGCCGCTCGAACACGCCCGGGTCTCGAtctgtcttcacgttgtgctgaggttcggtctgAGCTGTTGGGTTTATTTGTGGCCGAACTATCGCACAGGTGTCatattttagtctccttgtgtgtgctgtccagtgccagttcatcttgctCTTTGGTCTAGTGAGTTCCTCTTGGTCTTCGGTCTTGTTCCTGTCCATCGGTCCTGTGTTTTCCCTCTTTATCCAGCCCAGCCCGTCCTTTTGTTTACCACCCTGAACATTGTTTTTCCCCTTCAGGATAGTTTGAGTTTTGCCTGTGTTTATTTTTGGattaataaaaccttaaaaaagAGTGTTTTTTCACTCTGTGTTTGGGCCTTGCTTCTGTTGATAACCATGACATTTAATCCATGCTGTAAGCAATGTTCCTGTTACTATGCATATTtcacaggtttatttgtgaggtATTGTAAATGATTATAGGACAGTATACCAGGTATTGCTGATATTGAATGTTTCATCAATTTTCATCAGTGCTCATTTAGCAGTGAGGATAAACTGCCATTTATGTCACCTGTTTGCGCAAACTGTCGAGTTCCAACTCTAAAGCCTGCAGGAAGTGTCTTCTTTCATTGAGCTCACTCTGAGTGCAACGCAAAGCCTCATTACTCTCCTTCACCTCTGACTGCACGGTCTCCAGctgtcacatacacacacacatgaggcATGCTTATTGTGTTAGATAATACGTGTTCATTCAAACACACCTGTGTTTGCAGTGAAATCAAGAATCTAAAATAGATTATTCAGGTGTGCTGTATGTGGATTCTATATTGGATGTTATACTGACCTTCTTCAGGTACCACATCTCAGCATCCTCTTTGTTCTTTTGTGCAATCGCCTCATACTGGGTTCTAAGCTCAGACATGATGACTCCCAGGTCTGGGCCCTGGGATGCATCCACCTCCACATTCACTTGCTCATTGGCTTGACGGCTCTTTAGAGCACTCATCTCCTTCATGGAGACAGAGATGAGGGAATCAGTGATTTAATACTGTGGCCCCAAGTATTTACACTCTTAAGCCACACTTGAAATGTATGAATTTAATTGCATTAGATGCTAAATGTTAGACCAAGTTCCACCATAGACCCTTTTTAGAACTAATTTCACTTAGCCATTATTTGCAatgtttgcaattacttttaaccaactgttgTCAATGTTATTGtttgtggatgtatgaagtcagttcccctcgaGTTCACACATGGTGTCCTAGCCAATTAACCAAAGGCTGTTGTTCATCACAGTAACTATGGGCATGTTCCACTAAATTCGACAACCAGaaatttatttcttaattttgaacagtatatctattgtattatctaatgcagtgacattcagTTTTAAGtgtagcttaaaggaatattccaggttcaatacaagttaagctcaatcaacggcatttgtggcattatattgattaccgcaaaaatgtatttagactcgtccctctttttctttaaaacaaaaagcaaaaatcaaagttacagtgaggcacttacagcagaagtgaatgtggccaacttttagagggtttaaatggcataaatgtgacatttttagttttataaaagcacttacattaattcttctgttaaaactaatttattatttgagcagtaaagttgtttcaattgtaattattacagtcattttagggtttgttgacattacattgtcatgacaaaaaagttgtaaaattgaatagAACTTTACAtataaaaggttagtaagcgattttatcacactcagatcatgttaacacacatataatttatgtcttgtggttatactttttatattgtattttaacgttcaaaaattggctccattgacttccattgtaagtgcctcactgtaacttagatttttgcttttttttaaagaggaggggcaggtcaaaataaatttttgtgataatcaatattaggccacaaatgatgttgattgagcttaacttgaattgcaCCCGGAattaagtgtccaaatgcttttttgGAGTTGCTGTATGCAGCACATAAATATTGTGTTACAACACATTGATTAAATTGTGAATCAAGGCTTACAGCTCTGTTCTTCAGGAAAACATACTTTCCTATAGAATCTCATATCATTGCCTCTTTGACTACTTAATCTCCCTTGACTACTGTCAATTTCAAATGTCCTGCTGTGCAGATGCTCATTGTAAAGTCATTCATTTGTTTAGAGCTAAATTTAACATTTAACCGCACCTGTCTGTCCAAACACTTCTTCACCAAGACTATAGGTCAGTGTGTGTAATAAGTGTGTGCTCTTACACACTGCTTATCCTGCAGTACATATCTATCTAAAGAAAGTAGTTTGAAATGGGTGTTCCTCTTTAAAGCACACAGAGGCGTTCCATCTGTTAGAATGACTTCTGTGGGAGATAAGGAGTGTGTATCCTCTTCAACCATCAAGGAATTGAAAAAGACATTTAGAAAACTGTGTActaagtatttaaaaaatgtggatGGTGAAACAATTAGGATAATTCTgctgaaaatgtaataatgtgcATTTTCCTAGTTGACTATAATTTCTAAGATCAGAATTGATTTATCATACTATCACAGGGGACAAATGAATGATATctcatgtaaaataaatttaaGTGTCAGTTATGTATATAACCTCATCATGATTCTTTCTCAGGAAATAGAGCTCCTCTTTCAGACTCTCCAGGTCTCCTCGGAGGGTTGCAATGATCTGATCATGATCAGATTTTGCCCTTCTCAAAGCATGGCAATCTCTCTCAACCGAATGACAAAGAGTAGCCTCTGCCTCCCATCTGTTtatataagtaaaaaataaatatatatataaatataccagTACTTATACATTAGTTCAAATGACAATTAATTTCACGATGGATCTTTCCGAAGGATAAGGAACAATAAGGAACAAAAAGAGCAAAACTCACTTGATCCTAAAGTCATCTGCTGCAAGCTTGGCATTTTCAATCTCCAGCAATAAACGAGCATTCTCCAGTGTTTTTTTCCTCACCTAGTGAGCAGAATTGTGATGTCAAAAGTGTACTAAAGCTAAATTTGCGCAtgtaatgaaatgaaaaaaatcataattgcaCTAGAACACCTGACACAAGTCACAAACCTCTTGTCCAATTGCATGTGCTTGAGCCATCAGTCCATCAATGTCATGACCTTTGGGTGCACGCTCAACCATCAACTGCTTAATTCTGAGCTCCAGGTCAGCGTTGGACTTCTCAAGAGAACGCACCTTTTCCAGGTAGCTGGCCAATCGGCCATTTAAACCTTGCATGGtctctttctcactgacaccCAAACCATTCAGTGATAGGTTGCTAAGGATGTTAAGGCCATTTCCCAAAGAGATGGAACGAGACAGGGACAAAGTATTGGCTGAGGAGATGGACACTTGGCCTTTAGAGCGTCCCCGAACCCCACCATCACGCAAGGACATGCTGGAGGAAGAGGGTTGCCGCCCCATAGAGAAACTATGCGTAGAGAAGCTGGAGGTCATGGTGCTCGTGGAACGAGAGAGGTTCTGTATGTGCAATGATGGTGAAGAAATATTGAGAGGTTCATAATTTGTTACttaaagtgcagaacatttacacaGACAAGAAGTAAATAATAATCTCCTGCCATATGAAGTCTATGCAGTTATATGacttaaacccagaatattctgaTAATATAAACTCTGATTTCTGTGATTATTTTGCATATACCTAAACATCCTGTAATATTATACTGCCTTGAATAATTCGATTTAGAAAGAGTAACCATAAACTTGGTATTGTTGTaagttttaaacttaaaattactTAAGTTCAGTCCAGACTTAAAATTAaccataattatttaataaaaactggtCATTTGTTTTCAAATCAAGAAGAATAGAGAAATTGTGCATTTGAAATAGAGTACTTACACAGATTGTTTCCGAATTTAGTGTAGAGCCAgtgtattaatttgtcctgtgAAGAACTGGTGGCTCGTATGTAGATGTTCAGGTGTGGCAGAGTATTAATGCTGGGACAGTTCCTGAAGAG from Xyrauchen texanus isolate HMW12.3.18 chromosome 3, RBS_HiC_50CHRs, whole genome shotgun sequence includes these protein-coding regions:
- the krt1-c5 gene encoding keratin, type 1, gene c5 gives rise to the protein MTSSFSTHSFSMGRQPSSSSMSLRDGGVRGRSKGQVSISSANTLSLSRSISLGNGLNILSNLSLNGLGVSEKETMQGLNGRLASYLEKVRSLEKSNADLELRIKQLMVERAPKGHDIDGLMAQAHAIGQEVRKKTLENARLLLEIENAKLAADDFRIKWEAEATLCHSVERDCHALRRAKSDHDQIIATLRGDLESLKEELYFLRKNHDEEMSALKSRQANEQVNVEVDASQGPDLGVIMSELRTQYEAIAQKNKEDAEMWYLKKLETVQSEVKESNEALRCTQSELNERRHFLQALELELDSLRKQVGVLEGNLGETNQMYTIEIERLQGALKQLEDELSHLRLDMQRIKTDYEQLLRIKQNLELEITTYKRLLDGEEVIKKIPPAKKEPEVRTRKIVKVVTQTMVNGKVVDESSEVEQIEEHKSDSISQVAIEHVI